One window of the Magnolia sinica isolate HGM2019 chromosome 19, MsV1, whole genome shotgun sequence genome contains the following:
- the LOC131234730 gene encoding E3 ubiquitin-protein ligase ATL23-like, whose product MFLRIFFFIVLPCAGMAAIFVIYLVLLWCSLRRTGGIGYPQKDPKGLSESDLQKLPRSEGVVEGTECAVCLDEIERGQVARVLPACNHAFHVHCADTWLSKKPVCPICRSTLGIPAMECPQNR is encoded by the coding sequence ATGTTTCTTCGCATCTTCTTCTTCATAGTTCTACCGTGCGCCGGCATGGCCGCCATCTTTGTCATCTACCTGGTATTGCTATGGTGCTCCCTGAGGAGAACAGGCGGAATTGGGTACCCGCAGAAAGATCCGAAGGGGTTATCGGAGTCGGATCTACAGAAGCTGCCGAGGAGCGAAGGCGTGGTTGAAGGGACGGAGTGCGCAGTGTGCCTGGacgagatcgagagagggcaagtTGCACGCGTTCTTCCGGCCTGTAATCATGCGTTCCATGTCCACTGTGCTGACACGTGGCTTTCGAAGAAACCGGTTTGTCCTATTTGTAGATCGACGCTTGGGATTCCTGCAATGGAATGCCCGCAGAATcgctaa
- the LOC131234864 gene encoding amino-acid permease BAT1 homolog isoform X3 yields MVWERNMGPTSAVSIDDVAQDSGHARLHELGYKQELNRDLSLLSNFAFSFSIISVLTGITTLYNTGLTFGGPVATTYGWFIAGAFTMIVGLSMAEICSSYPTSGGLYYWSARLAGKDWAPFASWLTGWFNIVGQWAVTTSVDFSLAQLLQVIILLSTGGNNGGGYQASKYVVICFHGGILLLHALINSLPITWLSFFGQIAATWNVIGVFVLMIVIPTVATEKASAEFVFTHFNTDNGDGIRSKPYIFCLGLLMSQYTLSGYDASAHMTEETKNADVNGPRGIISAIGISIIVGWGYLLGITFAVTNIPYLLNKGNDAGGYAIAEVFYQAFKSRYGSGVGGIVCLGVVAIAIFFCGMSSVTSNSRMAYAFSRDGAMPFSWLWHKVNKHEVPIYAVWLSAVVSFCMALTSLGSLVAFQAMVSIATIGLYIAYALPIFFRVTLARKHFIPGPFNLGRYGVLVGWIAVLWVVTITVLFSLPVAYPITKDTLNYTPVAVGGLLILTVSSWILNARHWFKGPITNIDD; encoded by the exons atggtTTGGGAGCGTAATATGGGGCCTACTTCCGCAGTTTCCATAGATGATGTTGCACAGGATTCAGGCCATGCACGCCTGCATGAGCTTGGTTACAAGCAGGAACTGAACCGGGATCTATC GTTGCTATCGAATTTCGCCTTTTCCTTTTCGATCATATCTGTTCTGACCGGGATAACCACCCTTTACAACACTGGCCTGACGTTTGGTGGACCCGTCGCCACAACATATGGGTGGTTCATCGCCGGAGCCTTTACCATGATCGTGGGGCTGTCAATGGCTGAGATTTGCTCTTCTTACCCCACATCGGGCGGACTCTACTACTGGAGTGCCCGGCTCGCGGGGAAGGATTGGGCCCCCTTTGCCTCATGGTTGACAGGATG GTTCAACATTGTTGGACAG TGGGCCGTTACAACAAGTGTGGATTTTTCACTTGCGCAATTACTTCAAGTGATAATTCTGCTTAGCACAGGTGGCAACAATGGAGGTGGATATCAGGCTTCTAAATATGTAGTCATATGCTTTCATGGGGGAATTCTGCTTCTACATGCCCTTATAAATAGTCTTCCGATTACATGGTTGTCTTTTTTTGGACAGATTGCTGCTACATGGAATGTTATAG GCGTTTTTGTACTTATGATTGTCATACCGACAGTTGCTACTGAAAAGGCTAGCGCCGAGTTCGTTTTTACTCACTTCAACACTGATAATGGTGATGGGATTCGCAGCAAACCATATATCTTTTGCCTGGGGCTTCTAATGAGCCAGTATACACTTTCTGGATATGATGCATCTGCTCACATG ACGGAGGAAACCAAGAATGCAGATGTAAACGGACCAAGAGGAATAATAAGCGCAATCGGAATATCTATCATCGTTGGGTGGGGATACCTACTCGGTATCACATTTGCAGTAACCAACATTCCGTATCTTTTGAACAAGGGCAACGACGCTGGTGGTTATGCAATTGCTGAGGTGTTTTACCAAGCCTTCAAGAGTAGATATGGCAGTGGAGTTGGTGGAATCGTTTGCTTGGGAGTGGTTGCCATTGCCATTTTCTTCTGTGGTATGAGTTCAGTGACAAGCAACTCTAG GATGGCATATGCATTTTCAAGGGATGGAGCGATGCCATTTTCATGGTTGTGGCATAAAGTGAACAAGCACGAGGTTCCCATATATGCAGTTTGGCTTTCTGCTGTAGTATCATTCTGCATGGCATTAACG TCTCTCGGAAGCTTAGTGGCGTTCCAGGCAATGGTTTCAATTGCAACAATCGGGCTCTACATTGCATATGCGCTGCCCATCTTCTTTAGGGTGACACTGGCCCGCAAGCATTTCATTCCAGGCCCATTCAATCTGGGCCGCTATGGTGTCTTGGTCGGTTGGATCGCAGTCCTATGGGTGGTAACAATCACAGTTCTATTCTCTCTGCCCGTTGCATACCCGATCACTAAGGACACTCTCAACTACACTCCTGTCGCTGTCGGTGGCCTCCTCATCCTCACCGTTTCATCATGGATACTGAATGCCCGACACTGGTTCAAGGGTCCAATAACTAATATAGATGACTGA